From Oncorhynchus mykiss isolate Arlee chromosome 6, USDA_OmykA_1.1, whole genome shotgun sequence, the proteins below share one genomic window:
- the polk gene encoding DNA polymerase kappa isoform X2 → MATGGTSSSSGEGFLSRMALNDNKAGMEGLNRDKINKIIMESSKGSRFYENELKKEQQVNQRIERMMLQKAHITEQQLSKAQAQVEKMTSDLERGRDLSRVIVHVDMDAFYAAVETRDCPDLMDKPMAVGSMSMLSTSNYHARKFGVRAAMPGFIAKKLCPNLVIVPINFDKYRAVSAEVREVFADYDPHFLPMSLDEAYLDISDHLEQRRGWPEALRTHRLHTNNTGTARVEDHGGLQETVELEGLSPVLFENSPSSSPCLQDAAGGEVEVFGTCAEEAVREMRFRIEQKTSLTASAGIAPNMMLAKVCSDKNKPNGQYRLPSNRQAVIDFIQDLPVRKISGIGKVTEKMLGALGITSCSHLGQEMALLALLFSETSWHHFLHISMGLGSTHIERDGERKSMSTERTFGEMGALEEQFSLCRELCQDLAQDLQKEALKGKTVTLKLKNVNFEVKTRAWTLPCAVATTEELFAVAKDLLKTEIDNVSPQPLRLRLMGVRVSNFASADDKKPLQKSIVGFLHKKQTDSSSTSQISSHKPVKEHPPKSPGQTQPSACPSMVQQRQGQEGHAWVPSRGGVEVGGTGENQQSFLQRAHAQRLRLQAEREDPPEKGDCNGFETRRGPTSSTTTPEGTQTHTPKNTNTSAETDISMSALTASDKMTHEPSAHASTSSCCSTEPESGTDSLTCPVCFREVNTTELTVFNRHVDQCLSGVTMGQNNHTDTELERGPRVCEEEVEKEITGGKREEGPKEKGSELLSRCMLDSVGLQLDSSAGDHTESTTGLLLYETSTANISLSTVGLNPVCLNTCPNGDVSIHRANTLKVSSQSDPRVRVCLLSPGGPRPMTTPKPESRDHRGPALTCPVCQETQDTNDLTLFNRHVDLCLNQEVLHELGGLASVDRTTHTAPPAAHKEREQPLQRGKSKRRGLSPPPPSKKAKALGPAWNTIDKFFR, encoded by the exons ATGGCGACAGGGGGGACCTCCTCTTCCAGTGGGGAGGGCTTCCTCTCAAGAATGGCCCTCAATGACAACAAGGCTGGAATGGAGGGCCTTAACAGGGACAAGATTAACAAGATCATCATGGAGTCCTccaag GGCTCCAGGTTCTATGAGAACGAGCTGAAGAAGGAACAGCAGGTGAACCAGCGCATTGAGAGGATGATGTTGCAGAAAGCACACATCACTGAGCAACAGCTGAGCAAAGCACAAGCACAG GTGGAGAAGATGACCTCTGACCTGGAGAGGGGTCGTGACCTGAGCCGTGTGATTGTGCATGTGGATATGGATGCCTTCTATGCTGCGGTGGAGACGAGAGACTGTCCTGACCTGATGGACAAACCCATGGCCGTGGGCTCCATGAGCATGTTG TCAACATCCAACTACCATGCCAGGAAGTTTGGGGTTCGTGCCGCCATGCCTGGCTTCATCGCAAAGAAGCTCTGCCCAAACCTGGTTATTGTTCCAATCAACTTTGACAAATACAGAGCAGTGAGCGCTGAA GTCCGGGAGGTCTTTGCAGACTATGACCCTCACTTCCTGCCCATGAGTCTCGACGAAGCATACCTGGACATCAGTGACCACCTTGAGCAGAGGAGAGGCTGGCCAGAGGCCCTCCGTACCCACCGTCTCCACACCAACAACACTGGGACAGCTAGAG ttgaggACCATGGTGGCctacaggagacagtagagttaGAGGGTTTGTCTCCTGTCCTGTTTGAGAACAGCCCCAGCTCCTCCccctgtctgcaggatgctgctgggggagaggtggaagtGTTTGGGACCTGTGCCGAGGAGGCGGTAAGAGAGATGCGCTTCCGCATCGAGCAGAAGACCTCACTAACAGCCAGCGCAG GCATTGCCCCAAACATGATGCTGGCCAAGGTGTGTAGTGATAAGAACAAACCCAACGGCCAGTACAGACTCCCCTCTAACCGACAGGCTGTCATAGACTTCATACAGGACCTGCCAGTCCGGAAG ATCTCAGGCATTGGGAAGGTGACAGAGAAGATGCTGGGAGCTCTAGGTATCACCAGCTGTTCCCATCTTGGCCAGGAGATGGCGCTGCTGGCCCTGCTGTTCTCTGAGACGTCTTGGCATCACTTCCTCCACATCTCCATGGGCCTGGGCTCCACACACATCGAGAG ggacggagagagaaaaaGCATGAGTACAGAGAG GACTTTTGGAGAGATGGGTGCATTAGAGGAGCAGTTCTCGCTGTGCAGGGAGCTGTGCCAAGACCTGGCTCAGGACCTGCAGAAGGAGGCGCTCAAG GGCAAGACGGTGACGTTGAAGCTGAAAAATGTCAACTTTGAGGTGAAAACCAGAGCGTGGACGTTGCCGTGTGCTGTTGCTACGACGGAAGAGCTCTTTGCTGTCGCTAAGGACTTGCTGAAGACTGAGATCGACAACGTCAGCCCCCAGCCACTGAGACTGAGGCTTATGG GCGTTCGGGTTTCCAATTTCGCCAGTGCTGATGACAAGAAACCCCTGCAGAAGAGCATTGTGGGATTTCTCCATAAAAAACAGACTGACTCTAGTAGCACCTCCCAGATCTCCTCCCACAAGCCTGTGAAAGAGCATCCACCTAAGTCTCCAGGCCAGACTCAGCCCTCTGCCTGCCCTTCCATGGTACAGCAGAGACAGGGGCAAGAGGGTCACGCCTGGGTACCTAGCcgaggaggggtggaggtgggCGGGACTGGGGAGAACCAGCAATCCTTCTTGCAGAGAGCTCACGCCCAGAGGCTGCGACTGCAAGCTGAGAGAGAGGACCCACCAGAGAAGGGAGATTGTAATGGCTTCGAGACCAGACGGGGCCCAACCTCATCGACCACCACCCCCGaagggacacagacacacactccgaAGAATACAAATACATCAGCAGAGACAGACATCTCTATGAGTGCATTGACAGCTTCGGACAAAATGACACATGAACCTTCAGCCCATGCGTCTACTTCATCATGCTGTTCAACAGAGCCAGAGTCAGGGACAGACAGTCTGACCTGCCCTGTATGCTTCAGGGAGGTGAACACCACAGAGCTGACAGTCTTCAACAGACACGTTGACCAGTGTCTCAGTGGGGTTACTATGGGGCaaaacaaccacacagacacagagctagagagaggccCCCGTGTctgtgaggaggaggtggagaaagagataactggagggaagagggaggaggggccGAAGGAGAAAGGTAGTGAGCTGCTCAGTAGGTGCATGTTGGACTCAGTGGGCCTTCAATTAGACTCAAGTGCAGGTGATCATACGGAGTCCACTACAGGTTTACTTCTATATGAGACGAGTACAGCTAATATTTCACTAAGCACTGTGGGCCTGAACCCTGTCTGCCTTAACACTTGTCCAAATGGAGATGTATCTATACATAGAGCTAACACCCTGAAGGTTTCATCTCAAAGTGACCCTCGTGTTCGGGTTTGTCTGTTGTCCCCCGGTGGCCCTCGGCCAATGACTACGCCCAAGCCCGAGTCACGTGACCACAGAGGCCCCGCCCTCACCTGTCCAGTGTGTCAGGAGACCCAGGACACCAATGACCTCACCCTTTTTAACCGACACGTTGACCTCTGTCTGAACCAGGAAGTCCTGCATGAGCTTGGGGGACTGGCATCTGTGGACCGCACCACCCACACCGCACCACCTGCTGCCCACAAAG